In the Candidatus Binatia bacterium genome, one interval contains:
- a CDS encoding c-type cytochrome — protein sequence MEQLHAWGGTPPGWKFSPAPGDPAAGRKTFVEFGCYKCHKIAGEDFPPGGDSSYFVGPELTGMGSHHPPGYFAEAIVNPNAILVEGPGYLDENGHSRMPEYPDMTLEQLADLVAYLTSLKESNNDASASSHHGAGAQHHEHHHQARGKSAVDRDNLSYFAQAFEVEDERLEEFYRWFDEQRFNEIPGLERIETYASRERREGRHVVLVLFGFEHDGALESFRSLRSRFPLGSFPRPTDHCLLETPPVYRAVQMSR from the coding sequence ATGGAGCAGCTCCATGCGTGGGGCGGCACACCGCCTGGCTGGAAGTTCTCACCTGCGCCCGGGGATCCTGCGGCCGGACGCAAGACCTTTGTCGAGTTCGGGTGTTACAAATGCCACAAGATTGCCGGCGAGGACTTCCCCCCAGGTGGGGATAGCTCGTACTTCGTAGGCCCAGAGCTCACCGGCATGGGTAGCCACCACCCGCCGGGATACTTTGCGGAAGCCATTGTGAATCCTAACGCGATCCTGGTCGAAGGGCCCGGCTACCTCGACGAAAACGGGCACTCACGCATGCCGGAATATCCAGACATGACGCTGGAGCAACTTGCCGATCTGGTGGCCTACCTCACCAGCCTAAAGGAAAGCAACAACGACGCCTCGGCATCGTCGCACCATGGGGCAGGAGCGCAACACCACGAACATCACCACCAGGCGAGAGGCAAAAGCGCGGTCGACCGCGACAATCTCAGCTACTTCGCGCAGGCGTTCGAAGTGGAGGATGAGCGTCTGGAGGAGTTTTACCGCTGGTTTGACGAACAACGATTCAACGAGATCCCAGGGCTTGAGCGGATCGAGACTTACGCGAGTCGCGAGCGAAGGGAAGGCCGGCACGTGGTTTTGGTCTTGTTCGGATTCGAGCACGACGGCGCTCTCGAAAGCTTCCGCAGTTTGCGCTCTCGGTTTCCTCTGGGCTCGTTCCCGCGCCCCACAGATCATTGTCTCCTCGAAACGCCGCCAGTGTACCGAGCCGTGCAGATGAGCCGTTGA
- a CDS encoding di-heme enzyme — MSLKPLIKWLNVIAGIVALLPWAAQGDPASDYVFDLPIGFPKPKVPSDNPMSQEKVALGRFLFYDVRLSGNLTQSCASCHQQSKAFTDGRARAVGSTGEVHPRSAMSLANVAYATALGWANPLLDSLERQMLVPMFNERPVELGLAGKEDEFLARLQADLRYQRLFAEAFPGEARPVSLGNVVKAIASFERTLLSGNTAYDRYVQGLDDAALSEDAFFGGRLFFSERLECFHCHGGFNFTASVTHEGNPFDETSFQNNGLYNIDGQGAYPPDNTGLFEITRIPSDMGRFKAPTLRNLSYTAPYMHDGSIATLEEVIDHYAAGGRTIHSGPYAGDGSKNPYKSNFVRGFVLTDEEKQQLLAFLRSLDDERFTTDPRFSDPFRVWPCISDCDYDGTVLVNELVGAVRVALGTGPLAQCLAADPSGDGDVTVDELLQGVHAVLTGCPPEIAP; from the coding sequence GTGTCGCTGAAGCCGTTAATCAAATGGCTAAACGTCATTGCTGGCATCGTTGCCTTGTTGCCATGGGCAGCACAGGGCGACCCGGCCTCCGACTACGTGTTCGATCTGCCCATTGGCTTTCCCAAACCGAAAGTGCCGTCCGACAATCCCATGAGCCAAGAGAAGGTCGCGCTCGGTCGGTTCCTGTTTTACGATGTCCGGCTATCGGGCAACCTCACGCAGTCGTGCGCGTCGTGCCACCAACAGTCCAAGGCATTCACCGATGGGCGTGCCCGAGCCGTTGGATCCACGGGTGAAGTCCACCCTCGAAGCGCGATGAGCTTGGCCAATGTCGCCTATGCTACGGCCCTAGGCTGGGCGAATCCCCTCTTGGACTCCCTCGAGCGCCAAATGTTGGTTCCCATGTTCAACGAGCGGCCCGTGGAGCTCGGCCTCGCTGGTAAAGAAGACGAGTTTCTCGCCCGGTTACAGGCTGATCTTCGGTACCAGCGCTTGTTCGCAGAAGCATTTCCCGGTGAGGCACGCCCGGTCTCGCTGGGCAACGTGGTGAAAGCAATCGCAAGCTTCGAGCGGACTCTGCTTTCGGGGAACACGGCCTACGACCGCTACGTGCAAGGGCTCGACGACGCTGCGTTATCCGAGGACGCATTTTTCGGAGGCCGGTTGTTCTTCTCGGAGCGGCTGGAGTGCTTCCACTGCCACGGCGGCTTCAACTTCACGGCTTCTGTTACCCACGAAGGGAACCCGTTTGACGAAACCTCCTTTCAAAATAATGGGCTTTACAATATTGATGGCCAGGGCGCGTACCCTCCGGATAATACGGGTCTGTTCGAGATCACCCGCATCCCGAGTGACATGGGGCGCTTTAAGGCACCGACGCTGCGCAATTTGAGTTACACCGCGCCTTACATGCACGACGGCAGCATCGCGACACTGGAGGAAGTGATCGACCACTACGCTGCCGGTGGTCGCACGATCCACTCGGGCCCTTACGCGGGCGATGGGTCGAAAAACCCCTATAAGAGCAACTTTGTGCGTGGCTTCGTGCTGACTGACGAAGAGAAGCAGCAACTGCTGGCATTCTTACGATCGCTCGACGATGAACGCTTTACCACCGACCCGCGTTTTAGCGATCCCTTCCGCGTCTGGCCCTGCATCAGCGACTGTGACTACGACGGAACCGTGCTGGTCAACGAACTCGTAGGAGCGGTGCGCGTGGCACTAGGGACGGGTCCTCTGGCGCAGTGTTTAGCGGCTGATCCGAGCGGGGATGGTGACGTCACCGTGGACGAACTGTTGCAGGGTGTGCATGCCGTATTGACGGGCTGCCCTCCGGAGATTGCCCCATAA